One Desulfurella sp. genomic region harbors:
- a CDS encoding DHA2 family efflux MFS transporter permease subunit — MNKWIVTITVMIGTIMSSLDTSIVNVAIPYIQGSMGASIEQITWVSTGYLLSNTIIMPIMGLLSSRFGRKNFYMFGIALFTLGSALCGIAWNLYAIVIFRIIQGIGGGVLIPIAQAILREVFPKEEQGMAMGIYGMGVVMGPAIGPTLGGWLIDRYSWPWIFYINLPIGIVALIMVNIFIEDPDFLIREKSKIDFLGLIFMAIGFGTLQIFLADGENKDWFTSQYITHLAIIAGAGIIFFVIRELTIKKPAVNLRILKNINFTLGTLLGGVLGMGLFASLFVLPVFLQNLLGYTAFDAGVAMVPRSLAMALMMPIGGKLFNKLGPKILVSFGLILVIISFFQFANLNLNASFWDIFIPQFLQGSGFGFIFVSVSTSALITIEKSDLTFATSIYNVFRLITGSIGVALAATYVDRGTNTYYSVLTQNVSIFSRNTLEYIARLDQVLGIPFQLPDLKIKEMLNETVMQQAMMLSYNHVYLLIMFIFVLSLPLAFFLKGFKDIKGD, encoded by the coding sequence ATGAATAAGTGGATTGTTACTATTACTGTAATGATAGGCACAATAATGAGTTCGCTTGATACCAGTATAGTAAATGTTGCAATTCCATATATCCAAGGTTCAATGGGTGCATCTATCGAACAAATAACATGGGTTTCTACAGGATATTTGCTTTCAAATACCATAATTATGCCAATTATGGGTTTGTTAAGTTCCCGCTTTGGTAGAAAGAATTTTTATATGTTTGGTATAGCTTTGTTTACATTGGGTTCTGCGCTTTGTGGCATTGCATGGAATTTGTATGCCATTGTTATTTTTAGAATAATACAAGGAATCGGTGGAGGCGTTTTAATACCAATTGCTCAGGCAATTTTAAGGGAAGTCTTCCCAAAAGAAGAGCAAGGTATGGCAATGGGCATATATGGTATGGGTGTTGTTATGGGACCAGCTATTGGACCTACTCTTGGTGGATGGCTAATAGATAGGTATAGCTGGCCATGGATATTTTACATAAACTTACCTATAGGTATAGTGGCTTTAATTATGGTAAATATTTTTATAGAAGATCCGGATTTTTTAATAAGAGAAAAAAGCAAGATAGATTTTTTAGGTTTGATTTTTATGGCTATTGGGTTTGGTACTTTGCAGATATTTCTTGCAGACGGTGAAAATAAAGACTGGTTTACATCCCAGTATATAACACATCTTGCAATTATTGCAGGCGCAGGTATAATATTTTTTGTAATAAGAGAGTTAACAATAAAAAAACCTGCTGTGAATTTGCGTATTTTAAAGAATATAAACTTTACATTGGGCACATTGCTTGGTGGTGTTCTTGGTATGGGACTTTTTGCAAGTTTGTTTGTTTTGCCGGTTTTTTTGCAAAATTTGCTTGGTTATACTGCATTTGATGCTGGAGTTGCAATGGTTCCAAGAAGTCTGGCAATGGCTTTAATGATGCCAATTGGGGGTAAATTGTTCAATAAACTTGGACCAAAAATCCTTGTTAGTTTTGGTTTAATACTTGTTATTATTTCTTTTTTTCAATTTGCAAACCTCAATTTAAATGCAAGTTTTTGGGATATATTTATACCACAATTTTTACAGGGCAGCGGTTTTGGTTTTATATTCGTATCTGTTAGCACTTCTGCATTAATTACAATTGAAAAAAGCGATTTAACATTTGCCACAAGTATTTACAATGTGTTTAGGCTTATTACTGGTAGTATTGGTGTTGCACTTGCTGCTACATATGTTGATAGAGGAACAAATACCTATTACTCGGTTTTAACTCAAAATGTTTCTATATTCAGCAGAAATACTTTAGAATATATAGCAAGATTAGACCAGGTTCTTGGCATACCATTTCAACTACCAGACTTAAAGATAAAAGAAATGTTAAACGAAACAGTTATGCAACAGGCTATGATGCTTTCCTACAATCATGTGTATTTGCTTATCATGTTTATATTTGTTTTGTCCTTGCCACTTGCTTTTTTCTTGAAAGGTTTTAAAGATATCAAGGGGGATTAA
- a CDS encoding AAA family ATPase has protein sequence MENIVITITRQIGSGGYDLARAISEEFGFKLIDRELVVHAAKILKTDVAYLDKKEERTSSLLEKILSVFSIGTPEIGSLAGSFYPTDAEIFEVQKTVLESFAQNHDIVALGRASFFVFKDHPKHLSIFLKADLDFRVKNVSKEFNISDKQAIELINQTDKNRNEYIKKMTGLNRCDLRNYDIVLDVSCIGFELTKNFVIDVIKHKFFKNGGGR, from the coding sequence ATGGAAAATATTGTAATTACAATCACAAGACAAATAGGATCCGGTGGTTATGATCTTGCAAGAGCTATTTCAGAAGAGTTTGGTTTTAAATTAATTGATAGAGAGTTAGTTGTGCATGCTGCAAAAATTTTAAAAACAGATGTAGCCTATTTAGATAAAAAAGAAGAAAGAACCTCAAGTTTGCTTGAAAAAATTTTAAGTGTTTTTTCTATTGGTACACCTGAAATTGGATCATTGGCAGGTTCTTTTTACCCAACTGACGCAGAGATATTTGAGGTACAAAAAACAGTGCTTGAAAGCTTTGCGCAAAATCATGATATTGTTGCCTTAGGTAGAGCTTCTTTTTTTGTATTTAAAGACCATCCAAAACATTTATCAATTTTTTTAAAAGCAGATTTGGATTTTAGAGTAAAAAATGTTTCAAAAGAATTCAATATAAGCGATAAACAAGCAATAGAACTCATAAACCAAACGGATAAAAATAGAAATGAATATATAAAAAAGATGACAGGTTTAAACAGGTGTGATTTGCGAAATTATGATATTGTTCTTGATGTTTCTTGTATAGGTTTTGAGTTAACAAAAAATTTTGTCATTGATGTAATAAAGCATAAATTTTTCAAAAATGGTGGTGGTAGATGA
- a CDS encoding 2-hydroxyacid dehydrogenase → MKKIKVFVAGIHFVGIQNYISECLDELEFEFIPESALEDRIHECDILIPAMTKINVNLIQKASNLKLIHQWGAGLDGVDIVAATKKGIYVANVPTANTGNAESVAEWSIMAAIALARGFPYIQNNVYNAVGWGCPVGSSLIGKKALIIGFGGIGRAIAQRLKSFGVHIWAIKQNLDNKLVEQYKLEAIGRPDNLEKYLPLVDYVFLALPLNKETQNLINSNNIFKFKKGAFLINPSRGDIVEKQALIDALNKNHLGGVALDVFWKEPPDKEDFFDMKNVIVTPHIAGVTDVSYKAIAFYVCENIKRVFEGKKPLNCVNC, encoded by the coding sequence ATGAAAAAAATTAAAGTTTTTGTAGCAGGGATACATTTTGTTGGTATTCAAAATTATATTAGTGAATGTCTTGATGAACTAGAATTTGAGTTTATACCAGAAAGCGCTTTAGAAGATAGAATTCACGAATGTGACATACTTATTCCTGCAATGACAAAAATTAATGTAAATCTAATACAAAAAGCGAGCAATTTAAAACTTATACATCAGTGGGGCGCTGGTCTGGATGGTGTTGATATTGTTGCTGCAACAAAAAAAGGTATATACGTAGCAAACGTACCTACAGCAAATACAGGTAATGCCGAATCGGTGGCTGAATGGTCTATAATGGCTGCAATCGCGCTCGCAAGGGGTTTTCCGTATATTCAAAATAATGTTTATAATGCAGTTGGGTGGGGATGTCCTGTTGGTAGTAGTTTGATTGGGAAAAAAGCCTTGATTATAGGTTTTGGTGGCATAGGAAGAGCGATTGCTCAAAGGCTCAAGTCTTTTGGTGTTCATATATGGGCTATTAAGCAAAATTTAGACAATAAATTAGTCGAGCAATATAAACTTGAAGCAATAGGCAGGCCAGATAATCTTGAAAAATATTTACCATTGGTTGATTATGTATTTTTGGCTTTACCATTAAACAAAGAAACACAAAACCTTATAAACTCTAACAATATATTCAAGTTCAAAAAAGGAGCGTTTTTAATTAATCCTTCAAGAGGGGATATTGTTGAAAAGCAGGCATTAATTGATGCACTCAATAAGAATCATTTAGGCGGAGTTGCTTTGGATGTTTTTTGGAAAGAGCCACCAGATAAAGAAGATTTTTTTGATATGAAAAATGTTATTGTAACTCCTCATATTGCAGGTGTTACAGATGTTTCTTACAAAGCAATAGCTTTTTATGTTTGTGAAAATATAAAAAGGGTATTTGAAGGAAAAAAGCCGCTAAATTGTGTAAATTGTTGA
- a CDS encoding EAL domain-containing protein: MLPILNELKDDIEFALVKIETQESLKNSIRFYNTLSKVNHLLIKSTSKNELFEKICDVFVNYGEFDLAGLFILDDKNKLKLTKYSGKNKQDIEYLFFANDKFQNPHESWPTIKSFNKKSIFINNDTVQNKNLAAFKQKMLEYGFQSSCALPIIQNGKTIGVINLYSKKPHIFDKKTYELLKEIVDDINYALDKFENQKWMQMFSVALNSGFDFVVITDFKFDIVYVNETTLLASGYKKEELLGKNHRIFSSELHSKEFAKNFYTTLKNKKIFADIILYRTKNGHIIQSYTTVVPYEFSNEIFYIAIGKDLSKDKGLQFKLDYYINHDPVTNLYNQKYFLENIDIYLKEINEKKLKYALVILDPKDFANINTYYGFSVGDDVLREIVRKLQNIIKPGDIIARLSENKFGLFVKNLYAKEQILDYIEILKDTLSKPITVSYGNINIEFNIGVSFFPDNAKNAQDLLAKAYIALKHAKEGNYPYKFYQKEDEEQLIKQIQLKKDLEKAVKENEFTLYYQPYVKNALSEICGAECLLRWDHNGKIIAPGVFIETLEATGLIEYVEDFIIDKVAYFQKTILTQYKKTIPISINIAPNSFKSKSIIRKLTNAITKYDLDPKYLSIEILERLFIENFDYIKQILHTIKGLGVSIALDDFGTGYSSLSYLSQLPINTIKIDISFIKTLETNQTSYQLVKAIASISKNLNLKTIAEGVENSNQQKILKDLEIDCLQGYLFYKPMDEENFKQLLNSTIYTI; this comes from the coding sequence ATGCTACCAATATTAAATGAGTTAAAAGACGACATAGAATTTGCTTTAGTAAAAATTGAAACACAAGAGTCTCTAAAAAATTCAATTAGGTTTTACAACACCCTATCAAAAGTAAATCATTTGCTTATAAAATCAACATCTAAAAACGAACTATTTGAAAAAATTTGCGATGTTTTTGTAAATTATGGCGAGTTTGATTTAGCTGGATTATTCATTTTAGATGATAAAAACAAACTTAAACTTACAAAATATTCAGGTAAAAATAAACAAGATATTGAGTATTTGTTTTTTGCAAATGATAAATTTCAAAACCCTCATGAATCCTGGCCAACAATTAAATCATTTAACAAAAAAAGTATTTTTATAAATAACGATACAGTACAAAATAAAAATCTCGCTGCTTTTAAACAAAAAATGCTTGAATATGGTTTTCAATCATCATGCGCTTTGCCTATTATACAAAATGGAAAAACCATTGGCGTTATTAATCTATATTCAAAAAAACCTCACATATTTGATAAAAAAACTTATGAACTTTTGAAAGAAATTGTAGATGACATAAATTATGCATTGGATAAATTCGAAAATCAAAAATGGATGCAGATGTTTTCTGTTGCTTTAAATAGTGGTTTTGATTTTGTAGTAATTACTGATTTCAAATTTGATATTGTATATGTAAACGAAACCACATTACTTGCAAGCGGTTATAAAAAAGAAGAATTACTTGGCAAAAACCACAGGATATTTTCATCAGAGCTTCATTCTAAAGAATTTGCCAAAAATTTTTATACAACTTTAAAAAATAAAAAAATTTTTGCTGATATTATTTTGTATAGAACTAAAAACGGCCACATAATCCAATCTTACACTACTGTTGTACCATATGAATTTAGTAATGAAATATTCTACATTGCAATCGGAAAAGATTTATCAAAAGACAAGGGTCTCCAATTTAAGCTGGATTACTACATAAACCACGATCCAGTAACGAATTTATATAATCAAAAATATTTTTTAGAAAATATTGACATATACCTTAAAGAAATCAATGAAAAAAAACTTAAATATGCATTAGTTATACTTGATCCAAAAGATTTTGCAAATATAAATACTTACTATGGTTTTAGTGTTGGTGATGATGTATTAAGGGAAATAGTAAGAAAACTACAAAATATCATTAAACCAGGTGATATTATTGCAAGACTTTCTGAAAATAAATTTGGTTTATTTGTTAAAAACCTTTATGCAAAAGAGCAAATACTTGATTATATCGAAATTTTAAAAGATACATTAAGCAAACCAATTACTGTCTCTTATGGTAATATAAATATTGAATTTAATATCGGCGTGAGTTTTTTCCCGGATAATGCCAAAAATGCACAAGATTTGCTTGCTAAAGCGTATATTGCCCTAAAACATGCTAAAGAAGGTAACTATCCTTATAAATTCTACCAAAAAGAAGACGAAGAACAGTTAATTAAACAAATTCAATTAAAAAAAGACCTCGAAAAAGCTGTAAAAGAAAATGAATTTACCTTATATTATCAACCTTATGTTAAAAACGCTTTAAGTGAAATTTGTGGCGCTGAATGTTTACTTAGGTGGGATCACAATGGAAAAATTATTGCGCCTGGTGTATTTATAGAAACACTTGAAGCTACAGGCTTAATAGAATATGTTGAAGATTTTATTATTGATAAAGTAGCATATTTTCAAAAAACAATTCTTACGCAATATAAAAAAACTATCCCAATATCTATAAATATTGCACCAAATAGCTTTAAAAGTAAAAGTATAATTAGAAAATTAACAAATGCTATTACAAAGTATGATCTTGACCCAAAATATCTTTCTATTGAAATTTTAGAGAGACTTTTTATTGAAAACTTCGATTACATAAAACAGATACTGCATACAATAAAAGGACTTGGAGTATCTATTGCTTTGGATGATTTTGGTACAGGATACTCTTCTTTGTCTTACCTTTCTCAATTACCTATAAATACCATAAAAATTGATATTTCTTTTATAAAAACATTGGAAACCAATCAAACTTCATACCAGCTTGTCAAAGCCATTGCATCAATATCAAAAAATTTAAATTTAAAAACTATTGCAGAAGGAGTTGAAAATTCTAATCAACAAAAGATTTTAAAAGATTTGGAAATTGATTGCCTACAAGGTTACTTATTTTATAAACCAATGGACGAAGAAAATTTCAAACAATTGCTTAACTCAACAATTTACACAATTTAG
- a CDS encoding aldo/keto reductase, producing the protein MEFTYINNTIKASRIGLGTWAIGGWMWGGSDEKQSIETILEALNTGINLIDTAPVYGFGLSEEIVGKAVKLFGKRDEVVIATKVGLEWKDGKVFRNSSKDRIQKEIEDSLKRLQTDYIDIYQVHWPDETVNFQETAETLLNLYEEGKIRAIGVSNYSVEQMEIFRKYAPLHTSQPPFNLYEQSAKEKILPYCYENNIKTLLYGSLCRGLLSGRMTKDTQFNGDDLRKIDPKFQFPRYEQYLKATQALDKFAKEKYNKSVIHLAIRWILDQKGADIALIGARKPSQLSYIKELFDFKVSPQDSHQIDLILNTFIKDPVGPEFMAPPHRPI; encoded by the coding sequence ATGGAGTTTACATATATTAACAATACAATTAAAGCTTCCAGAATTGGACTTGGGACATGGGCAATTGGTGGTTGGATGTGGGGTGGAAGTGATGAAAAGCAATCTATTGAAACAATTTTGGAAGCTTTAAATACAGGCATAAATTTAATTGATACGGCACCCGTTTATGGTTTTGGTTTATCTGAAGAGATTGTTGGCAAAGCAGTAAAACTTTTTGGCAAACGAGATGAAGTGGTTATAGCTACAAAGGTCGGACTTGAGTGGAAAGACGGTAAAGTTTTTAGAAATTCAAGTAAAGATCGTATTCAAAAAGAAATTGAAGATTCACTTAAAAGATTGCAAACAGATTACATTGATATATATCAAGTACACTGGCCAGATGAAACTGTAAATTTTCAAGAAACTGCAGAAACATTACTTAATTTATATGAAGAAGGAAAAATAAGAGCAATTGGTGTAAGCAATTATTCTGTAGAGCAGATGGAAATTTTTAGAAAATATGCACCACTTCATACTTCTCAACCGCCATTTAATTTATACGAACAAAGCGCAAAAGAAAAAATTTTACCGTACTGCTACGAAAATAATATAAAAACGTTACTTTATGGGTCTTTATGTAGAGGTTTGCTAAGCGGAAGAATGACAAAAGATACGCAGTTTAATGGAGACGACCTAAGAAAAATAGATCCAAAATTTCAGTTTCCAAGATACGAGCAATACTTAAAGGCTACACAAGCGCTGGATAAATTTGCAAAAGAAAAATACAATAAAAGTGTTATACATTTAGCAATTAGATGGATTTTAGATCAAAAAGGAGCCGATATAGCATTGATTGGAGCAAGAAAACCTTCTCAACTGTCTTATATAAAGGAACTGTTTGATTTTAAAGTATCACCCCAAGATAGCCACCAAATCGATCTTATATTAAATACCTTCATCAAGGATCCTGTTGGCCCAGAATTTATGGCGCCGCCTCATCGACCCATCTAA
- the trmFO gene encoding methylenetetrahydrofolate--tRNA-(uracil(54)-C(5))-methyltransferase (FADH(2)-oxidizing) TrmFO, which yields MRVCVIGGGLAGSEAAYKIAQNGFKVDLYEMRPLKQTPAHTTGNLCELVCSNSLGSISIKTAAGLLKKEMSLLGSLTMSAARFSKVPAGRALAVDRNIFSQTITQIIEAHPNITIVRQEVKKIPIGYDIVIIASGPLTSPDLEYEIMKITGSQNLYFYDAIAPHVIASSIDFSKGFWANRYENGKDYFNCILSKDEYKKFYDALVSAECVEYKDFEKPHFFEGCMPIEELAKRGFETLRFGPMKPVGLLNNNKRPYAVVQLRKENQSGTILSLVGFQTKLTYKEQLRVFRLIPALKNAEFAKLGSMHKNTYLQSQYLLTKYLNLKDMPDIFFAGQITGVEGYIASAASGLFVGINVSRLLEKKDLLGLPKDTMLGGLINYITQPKDYLQPMGPNFGLIENSKPKLDKAKQALKSMFEFCKNNGLF from the coding sequence GTGAGAGTGTGTGTTATTGGTGGCGGGCTTGCTGGTTCAGAGGCAGCATATAAAATAGCTCAAAATGGTTTTAAGGTTGATCTGTATGAGATGCGCCCCCTAAAGCAAACACCAGCTCATACTACAGGTAATTTATGTGAGCTTGTATGTTCTAATTCTTTGGGTTCAATATCTATAAAAACAGCTGCAGGCTTGCTAAAAAAAGAAATGAGTCTATTGGGTTCTTTGACTATGTCTGCTGCAAGGTTTTCTAAAGTGCCAGCAGGTAGAGCTTTAGCTGTAGACAGAAACATATTTTCTCAAACAATAACGCAAATAATAGAAGCACACCCAAATATTACAATTGTAAGACAAGAAGTAAAGAAAATACCTATTGGGTATGATATAGTCATTATTGCAAGTGGTCCTTTAACTTCACCAGATTTAGAATACGAGATTATGAAAATTACAGGTAGTCAAAATTTGTACTTTTATGATGCTATAGCTCCGCATGTGATAGCATCAAGTATAGATTTTTCAAAAGGTTTTTGGGCAAACAGGTACGAAAATGGCAAAGATTACTTTAACTGTATACTATCAAAAGACGAGTATAAAAAATTTTACGATGCGTTAGTTAGCGCTGAGTGTGTTGAGTATAAAGATTTTGAAAAACCGCATTTTTTTGAAGGTTGTATGCCAATAGAAGAGCTAGCAAAAAGAGGTTTTGAGACACTGCGCTTTGGTCCTATGAAACCAGTTGGTTTGTTAAATAACAATAAAAGACCTTATGCTGTGGTTCAGCTTAGAAAAGAAAACCAATCGGGTACAATTCTGTCATTGGTTGGTTTTCAAACGAAACTCACCTACAAAGAGCAATTAAGGGTATTTAGGCTCATACCTGCTCTAAAAAATGCTGAATTTGCAAAACTAGGTTCTATGCACAAAAATACCTACTTGCAATCTCAGTATTTGCTTACAAAATATTTAAACTTGAAAGATATGCCAGATATTTTTTTTGCTGGTCAAATTACAGGTGTTGAAGGCTATATTGCAAGTGCCGCAAGTGGTTTGTTTGTTGGTATTAATGTTTCAAGGCTCCTTGAGAAGAAAGACTTGTTAGGATTACCAAAAGACACCATGCTTGGCGGCTTAATAAACTATATTACACAACCCAAGGATTACCTACAGCCTATGGGACCTAATTTTGGTTTAATTGAAAATTCTAAACCAAAATTAGATAAAGCAAAGCAAGCATTGAAAAGTATGTTTGAATTTTGCAAAAATAACGGTTTATTTTAA
- the rpsO gene encoding 30S ribosomal protein S15, whose amino-acid sequence MLTKEQKQEIIKRFGANEKDSGSVVVQIALLTERINYLTEHLKNYKKDFQTRRGLLRLVNQRRRLLKYLEKHNFSEFKKVVKELGLRVKGQI is encoded by the coding sequence ATGTTGACCAAGGAACAAAAACAGGAAATAATTAAAAGATTTGGTGCTAATGAGAAAGATAGCGGTTCGGTTGTAGTGCAAATAGCTCTTTTAACAGAACGTATTAATTATTTAACAGAGCATCTTAAAAACTATAAAAAAGATTTTCAAACACGCAGAGGTTTACTAAGACTGGTTAACCAGAGAAGGAGGTTGTTAAAATACTTAGAAAAGCACAATTTTTCTGAATTTAAAAAAGTTGTTAAAGAGCTAGGCTTAAGAGTTAAAGGTCAAATATGA